From the genome of Aspergillus oryzae RIB40 DNA, chromosome 4:
CAGCCGCGATAGAGGCCATGAATTCCCTGGCCTTGCCGTTTCCTCAGCGCAATGGGCTTGTTGAATAAGGCCTGtgccttctcagcctctGGGTTCGGTTGAACACCCTCCTCGTATACAATACCCCACATCGTTCCGACAATACCCCTATATGTACTGGGTGTCGGAACGATGGTTTCGACCTCAGGAGCTTCAGTGGTAGCCTCTGAGGGCTTTGCAGAACGCAGCCCACTAGTAGACTGTTGGCGGAGGCTTGGGGACGTGAAAGTAGCGATCTGTGCGCGACGCAGCACAGTTTCCAGAGGGAACCGGACTGCCAGTTCTAAACCGGACCCCATGAAGGTAAACAAGTTCCACATGGACGGGTTGAGGACGGGGTCAAGAGACAGGTACGATTTCAGGAAGAGCGGAGTGGTGGTCATTATGAAGTTGGGCAAACTGGAATGGAGGATCGTGATTGGCACTAGATGAGGGGGTACCGTGCAGTTAGGAGTTGGAATTTGTCGAATGGCTCGTATAAGGGAGCGGGGTCCATGAGTGACGGGTGTAAGAATGAGGAGTGTGCGGGCTGTATCAATCGGGGAGAGGATCAATGCAGACAAGGATGTAGAGATGAATGACAGGACCAAGGTGGCGATTGGAGAGGTCGAAGTCAGAATGTCCGCTGTCATAGAGGATGAGATATCATCTTCTGGTAGCCCCACAATAGCTGACAGGAGACTGCGAATGAATGTGTTCAATGTTGGGAGGAGTAGAGAGTAGATAAATGTGGCATTGGTTGCTTTCCATGGGGATGTTGGTCCACTGGTGGTCCACAACTGGGAAAGTACATCCATCAGAGAGCCTGGGTTTTTGATTTTCAAAGCGTTCCGGGACGATGGGGTTGAGGCTTGAATGTAACCGCTTCGATCAGTGATATGGCGTCGGGCTTTTCGAGATCGTGAGTTTGACGGCGACGAGGCTGCAGGTGCTGTCGATGTGAAGTAACTGCTCTCATCGTCTGAAGATAGCGCATCCTAATTGACCCATTGCAACGTTAGCCATCACGTAGATTGTTCCCCCCTCTGGTCCTTCTAGGGTTACACTTAGAGCTTACaactccatcttcttcttcttcgtcccctTCCTCGCCATAGGGATCGCTCCGAGCACCCGAACTTTGCCTCCGATGGCCATCCAGAAGCCACTGTCCATCCTGACTGTCGGGCACGACATAGGCCTGTAGAATGGTCTTCGCGACGTCAAACGGTTGTGCAGTCAAGAGACTGGTATATTTCCAAAGTGCACGGTCCAAGGCATCTTTGATCCAGCTTGATACCGAGGGAGAGTTCTCTAAATAATCCGAGTAGTCCAAGTCGGACAGCAAGTCGCGGGCAGAGCTTCCAAAAACATGGGCCGATGACGCATCTGGAGGGGATGAAGCGGCGTTGGAGGCCTCCAGGCCCATGGAGGGGGGAGAGTAATAAGGGCGCAGAGGATTGAGCCCTTCACGAGAAGATGCCATCGTTGGGGGAGGTAGGGGAGTGTTCTATGGAGATTGACGATTTCTTGTAGAAAGGGAAGGGCGGATGTTCTTGTCGGAAGTTTTTGGATTTATTGTTCTAGATTAATTTACCGTTTAAGGTCCAAGGCGGAGAGCAAAAAAggtcaagaaaaaaaaggttaaGTTGGAAGCAGCGAATGATTATGTCCGAATTTcccgccttctcctcggagTTactctctttttctccctccagattcaatcaatcgatCTTCAATTGAAACGTCTCTCTTCTagattttcctttctatagTCCCCTGCCTTTTGGCAATCTACTCTCCTGGGAGTCTATTCACTatactttccttttctacaaTCCTCTATAATTCCTCGTCGCATACTCTATAAACATGTCGTTCTGGAGAGAAACTTTCCTTAATTTGCGTCATGCCGTGCCGAAGACTGTCCCCGGAGATCGCGCATGCCGCGCCCAATCGAAACGGCTTCTTACTTATTCCTCACAGAGTCCTCGAGTGACTGCCCCGAACCAGTACTCGTTGTACGCTAAGAGACCCGGGTATAGTGTGAGTCAACGGCGGGTATGGAACGGATTGAACCCTCAATGCCGAAGCTTTTCGGCCTCCGCGGGAGTTCAGCATGGCCATATCACACCTCCGAAACCCGGAGAGGAGTAAGTCATGGCCTAGCTATGATGTTATCTCATGGACCATGTGCTGATGTGACTCGTTGCAGGctcaacatctctttcaTTGACAAGGATGGTGAGAAGTACGACTTCCAGGTATCCGAGGGGGACAATTTGTTAGACATTGCGCAGGCCAATGATCTTGAGATGGAAGGTTCGGATCCCCTTGGGACAGGGCACAATGCTCAAGCCTGCTTACTGACTGGTTTCCTCTGCGCTAGGAGCTTGCGGCGGTTCATGCGCCTGCTCGACATGCCATGTCATTGTGGAGGACCCCGACATGTTCGacaagatggaagaaccaTCCGACGACGAAAACGACATGCTGGATTTGGCATTCGGGCTGACAGAGACATCTCGGTTGGGTTGTCAAGTTATCATGAGCAAGGAGCTTGACGGACTAGTTGTCCGTCTGCCCTCTATGACCAGGAACTTGCAGGCGAGTGACTTCGAGCCCAAGAAATAAAGCCCGCAGGGACATTGTGCTGTGATGTGATGGTACCTACTGGGAGGA
Proteins encoded in this window:
- a CDS encoding ferredoxin family 2Fe-2S iron-sulfur cluster binding protein (ferredoxin), with translation MSFWRETFLNLRHAVPKTVPGDRACRAQSKRLLTYSSQSPRVTAPNQYSLYAKRPGYSVSQRRVWNGLNPQCRSFSASAGVQHGHITPPKPGEELNISFIDKDGEKYDFQVSEGDNLLDIAQANDLEMEGACGGSCACSTCHVIVEDPDMFDKMEEPSDDENDMLDLAFGLTETSRLGCQVIMSKELDGLVVRLPSMTRNLQASDFEPKK
- a CDS encoding mitofusin complex protein UGO1 (predicted protein), whose product is MASSREGLNPLRPYYSPPSMGLEASNAASSPPDASSAHVFGSSARDLLSDLDYSDYLENSPSVSSWIKDALDRALWKYTSLLTAQPFDVAKTILQAYVVPDSQDGQWLLDGHRRQSSGARSDPYGEEGDEEEEDGVDALSSDDESSYFTSTAPAASSPSNSRSRKARRHITDRSGYIQASTPSSRNALKIKNPGSLMDVLSQLWTTSGPTSPWKATNATFIYSLLLPTLNTFIRSLLSAIVGLPEDDISSSMTADILTSTSPIATLVLSFISTSLSALILSPIDTARTLLILTPVTHGPRSLIRAIRQIPTPNCTVPPHLVPITILHSSLPNFIMTTTPLFLKSYLSLDPVLNPSMWNLFTFMGSGLELAVRFPLETVLRRAQIATFTSPSLRQQSTSGLRSAKPSEATTEAPEVETIVPTPSTYRGIVGTMWGIVYEEGVQPNPEAEKAQALFNKPIALRKRQGQGIHGLYRGWRIGMWGIAGIWGASFLGSAGAIAEDGAMPSGGRF